The following are from one region of the Stanieria cyanosphaera PCC 7437 genome:
- a CDS encoding choice-of-anchor W domain-containing protein, which translates to MNTKKYLLSLSIAISSLCVNHTIASAAYLNSSYTKADLNKDIANKTFIEEFRASSFIGDDGDVSYELEIKNIIQPRNQPISSKTEQFNWKNGEKIDFSLSFDGKNLTYTVGGVTLQKFNVLESDLDINGMVLSATSTSTSAVDLALTNIQIEGDVEYSDLFGKNGDTNLLKITGIDQTFTLTGTQIFSWQGQRPVNFDLAYDIRVGTFSDPIAQAITDDVEIPEPTSISFFSLTVLGIAASRRRSKNS; encoded by the coding sequence ATGAATACCAAAAAATACTTGTTATCGCTGTCAATAGCGATTTCTAGTTTATGTGTTAATCATACTATTGCCAGTGCTGCTTATTTGAATTCAAGTTATACAAAGGCAGATTTAAACAAAGATATTGCTAATAAAACTTTTATTGAAGAGTTTCGTGCCTCTAGTTTTATCGGTGACGATGGTGATGTTAGTTACGAATTAGAGATTAAAAATATTATTCAACCAAGAAACCAACCCATTTCGAGTAAAACAGAACAATTTAACTGGAAAAATGGCGAAAAAATCGATTTTTCTTTATCATTTGATGGAAAAAACCTAACCTATACAGTAGGCGGAGTTACCTTACAAAAATTTAATGTTCTCGAAAGTGACCTTGATATTAATGGTATGGTTTTGAGTGCAACCTCTACTTCTACTAGTGCAGTTGATTTAGCTTTAACTAATATTCAAATTGAAGGTGATGTGGAATATAGTGATTTGTTTGGTAAAAATGGTGACACAAATTTACTGAAAATTACTGGGATTGATCAAACTTTTACCTTGACAGGTACACAAATTTTTTCTTGGCAAGGACAACGTCCTGTTAATTTCGATTTAGCTTACGATATTAGAGTAGGTACTTTTAGTGATCCTATTGCACAAGCTATTACCGATGATGTTGAAATTCCTGAACCTACATCAATTTCTTTCTTTTCTCTTACTGTGTTAGGAATAGCTGCTAGTCGTCGTCGTTCCAAAAATAGTTAA
- a CDS encoding Tab2/Atab2 family RNA-binding protein — MKIWQADFYKFSLNQNNSWLWKLLICDLEQNTVFEQNCQQEDASANWLIHQINQAAGDKLPDVIQIFRPQALGLFTVAAQQLGIKVEATRRTKILKQQLNKYITDANYPLAIDRPPPQPLPESLWGEQWNFATITADSLSNLISDRPIPILDTPTFLLPINLGIASTINLPGVVIYAGKQSLKLARWLAAEKPFSLNYIDTEAGKSGGLILESGLVDRWIMTTFEDEKVAQAGKIYEQRKQLSKGLHFLLIQPDDSGMTYTGLWLLKEE, encoded by the coding sequence ATGAAGATTTGGCAAGCTGATTTTTATAAATTTAGTCTTAATCAAAACAATTCTTGGCTCTGGAAATTATTGATTTGTGATCTTGAACAAAACACCGTATTTGAACAAAACTGTCAGCAAGAAGATGCTAGTGCAAATTGGCTAATTCATCAAATTAATCAAGCTGCTGGTGACAAGTTACCTGATGTAATTCAAATTTTTCGTCCTCAAGCTTTAGGATTATTTACTGTAGCAGCGCAACAACTAGGAATAAAAGTAGAAGCAACCAGACGAACGAAAATTTTAAAACAACAATTAAATAAGTATATTACTGATGCAAATTATCCTTTAGCAATTGATAGACCACCACCTCAACCTTTACCAGAAAGTCTCTGGGGAGAACAATGGAATTTTGCTACTATTACTGCTGATTCTTTATCTAATTTAATCAGCGATCGCCCTATACCTATTCTGGATACACCTACATTTCTTTTACCAATTAACTTGGGAATTGCATCTACAATTAATCTCCCTGGAGTAGTAATTTATGCAGGTAAACAATCCCTTAAATTAGCTCGTTGGTTAGCAGCAGAAAAACCTTTTTCTCTCAATTATATAGATACAGAAGCAGGCAAATCAGGAGGATTGATTTTAGAATCTGGATTAGTAGACCGTTGGATTATGACAACTTTTGAAGATGAAAAAGTGGCTCAAGCAGGAAAAATTTATGAACAAAGAAAACAATTAAGTAAAGGTTTGCATTTCTTACTAATTCAACCAGATGATTCAGGAATGACTTATACAGGTTTGTGGTTATTAAAAGAGGAATAA
- a CDS encoding GxxExxY protein: protein MSRNPLELKNIADKIIEGALKVSGILGAGFVDKVYERALLYELEKKRLQIEVQYPMNVYYEGIIVGDFVADILVQNCILVEIEAVASLTEHHKQKCLNYLKASELELCLLINFGSYELQVETIMLSF, encoded by the coding sequence ATGAGTAGAAATCCCTTAGAATTAAAAAATATTGCTGATAAAATTATTGAAGGTGCCTTAAAAGTTAGTGGGATTTTAGGAGCAGGATTTGTAGACAAAGTTTACGAAAGAGCTTTGTTATATGAATTAGAAAAAAAACGACTGCAAATAGAAGTTCAGTATCCAATGAATGTTTATTATGAAGGAATTATTGTGGGAGACTTTGTAGCAGATATTTTAGTACAAAATTGTATTTTAGTAGAAATTGAAGCAGTTGCTTCTTTAACAGAGCATCATAAACAAAAATGTCTGAATTATCTTAAAGCCAGCGAATTAGAACTTTGTTTACTTATAAATTTTGGTAGTTACGAATTACAAGTAGAAACAATTATGTTAAGTTTTTAA
- the cobJ gene encoding precorrin-3B C(17)-methyltransferase: MNNSCFSQFQPLAAIATTPQSASILQHLHSNLELELWLPQSLEGTENTRFYQTNLSEHLTNIWHEYRAFVFCLATGAVVRLIAPLIESKATDPAVVVIDAQGRFVISLCSGHQGGADLLAQLIAQQIGAQSIITGASDSLRLPKIDLLGLPYGWRKGDGDWTGVMAAIAKNQTVQIIQEVGSTLWQQNLPDGHPFYFGFPEANQQFQPQGRIWISATQRRFASNSDFPKVQWHPRVLWIGIGCERGTSAQLIETAITDTLQKYHLSSKAIAGIATIDLKADEVGILELCQSWNLPLRTFSAQQLSPIDIPNPSEIVQQEVGTPSVAEAAAILASNTDNSLIVAKQIIKLPHQSGAVTVAIAQPEQEYIGRQGKLYLVGIGPGSLEQITPAAKTAIIQADVVIGYSLYLDLIKPLLRPEQIIESFPITQEKQRAQRSRELAQWGLTVAVISSGDCGIYGMAGLVLEELQAEDWDGKNPVVEVFPGISALQAAAARVGAPLMHDFCAISLSDLLTPWQVIQKRLEAAAQGDFVTAIYNPRSQKRTQQIVTAQEIFLKYRRNDTPVALVSSAYRLNETINITTLKEMLKHPIDMLTIIIIGNSSTRRHTDWVITPRGYLGFDG, encoded by the coding sequence GTGAATAATTCTTGTTTTTCTCAATTTCAACCCCTAGCTGCGATCGCTACTACACCTCAAAGTGCTTCAATTCTTCAACATCTTCACTCAAATCTAGAACTAGAGCTTTGGTTACCTCAATCCTTAGAGGGGACTGAAAATACCCGATTTTATCAAACCAATTTAAGCGAACATCTCACTAACATTTGGCACGAATACCGTGCCTTTGTCTTTTGTTTAGCTACAGGTGCGGTAGTACGTTTAATTGCACCTTTAATCGAAAGTAAAGCAACTGATCCTGCGGTAGTAGTCATTGATGCCCAAGGGCGTTTTGTGATTAGTCTTTGTAGCGGACATCAAGGAGGAGCAGATCTTCTGGCTCAATTAATTGCCCAACAAATCGGCGCACAATCGATCATTACAGGGGCATCAGATAGTTTAAGACTACCTAAAATAGATCTATTAGGTTTACCCTACGGCTGGCGCAAAGGAGATGGAGATTGGACAGGGGTAATGGCTGCCATTGCCAAAAACCAAACTGTACAGATAATTCAAGAAGTAGGCTCAACTTTATGGCAACAAAATCTACCCGATGGACATCCTTTTTATTTCGGATTTCCTGAAGCGAATCAACAGTTTCAACCTCAAGGGCGGATTTGGATTAGTGCCACTCAAAGACGTTTTGCTTCCAACTCCGATTTTCCCAAAGTACAATGGCATCCGAGAGTATTATGGATAGGAATTGGTTGTGAACGAGGAACATCAGCCCAACTAATCGAAACCGCAATTACCGATACTCTACAAAAATACCATCTTTCATCCAAAGCGATCGCGGGTATCGCAACTATCGATCTCAAAGCTGATGAAGTAGGTATTTTAGAATTATGTCAAAGTTGGAACTTACCATTAAGAACTTTTTCTGCCCAACAATTATCCCCAATAGACATTCCTAACCCTTCCGAAATTGTTCAACAAGAAGTTGGTACTCCCAGTGTCGCTGAAGCAGCAGCTATCTTAGCCAGCAACACAGACAATTCCTTAATAGTTGCTAAACAAATCATTAAACTTCCCCATCAATCTGGTGCAGTTACAGTAGCAATTGCTCAACCAGAACAAGAATACATTGGTCGTCAAGGTAAACTGTATTTAGTTGGAATTGGACCTGGTAGTCTAGAACAAATTACACCAGCAGCAAAAACTGCGATTATCCAAGCCGATGTAGTAATTGGTTATTCTCTTTATCTTGACCTGATCAAACCATTATTGCGTCCAGAACAAATTATTGAATCTTTTCCTATTACTCAAGAAAAACAAAGAGCGCAAAGAAGCAGAGAATTAGCTCAATGGGGTTTGACTGTCGCCGTAATTTCTTCAGGAGACTGTGGTATTTATGGTATGGCTGGTTTAGTCTTAGAAGAACTTCAAGCCGAAGATTGGGATGGTAAAAACCCTGTAGTAGAAGTTTTTCCTGGAATTTCTGCTCTTCAAGCAGCAGCAGCTAGAGTAGGCGCACCCTTGATGCACGATTTTTGTGCGATTAGTCTTAGTGATTTACTTACACCTTGGCAAGTGATTCAAAAACGTTTAGAAGCAGCAGCACAAGGGGATTTTGTGACAGCGATTTACAATCCTCGTTCTCAAAAACGTACCCAACAGATTGTTACTGCCCAAGAAATATTTTTGAAATATCGTCGCAACGACACTCCTGTAGCTCTTGTTAGTTCTGCTTATCGTTTGAATGAAACAATCAACATTACTACCCTGAAAGAAATGTTAAAACATCCTATCGATATGCTAACAATTATTATTATTGGGAATAGTAGTACTCGCCGTCATACTGATTGGGTTATTACCCCTAGAGGCTACTTGGGATTTGATGGTTAA
- a CDS encoding Calvin cycle protein CP12, protein MSNIQEQIEQEKAQAKAVCDLEGATSGECAAAWDAVEELQAEASHQRQKHPEKTSLEQYCDNNPDALECRVYDD, encoded by the coding sequence ATGAGCAATATACAAGAGCAAATTGAACAAGAAAAAGCACAAGCCAAAGCAGTTTGTGATCTTGAAGGAGCAACCTCTGGGGAATGTGCAGCAGCTTGGGATGCGGTTGAAGAACTACAAGCAGAAGCATCTCATCAACGTCAAAAACATCCAGAAAAAACCTCTCTAGAACAATACTGCGATAACAACCCTGATGCCTTAGAATGTCGAGTTTACGACGATTAA
- a CDS encoding DUF3177 family protein, translating into MNQIWFRPLVWMDYRLAVVFTVVLPLMLLFWAIFQKKEAIVKLLIIYWRVASLLMITIYLLIPGWRIGFFTGIFARLLIIIALWFWVDLNEEIRDLPKRTLKIAFTSWRWATTIYCFLGILASLLFIPCGLSASKLNTPFCQVWLEAPQFYRTMFHNKPDNEGFLGFMGMVGLTIYLLYLLYFVLVRLGKQGRSALEQ; encoded by the coding sequence ATGAATCAAATCTGGTTTCGACCTTTGGTGTGGATGGATTATCGTTTAGCCGTAGTATTTACAGTAGTTTTACCATTAATGCTTTTATTTTGGGCTATTTTTCAAAAGAAAGAAGCGATCGTAAAATTACTGATCATCTACTGGCGAGTCGCAAGTCTCTTAATGATCACCATTTATTTATTGATTCCTGGTTGGAGAATTGGCTTTTTTACAGGAATTTTTGCTCGACTGCTAATTATTATTGCCCTTTGGTTTTGGGTAGATTTAAATGAAGAGATTAGAGATTTGCCTAAAAGAACCCTTAAGATCGCTTTTACCTCCTGGCGTTGGGCAACCACTATTTACTGTTTTTTAGGAATATTGGCAAGTCTTCTTTTTATTCCTTGTGGGTTGTCTGCAAGCAAATTAAATACGCCTTTTTGTCAAGTTTGGTTGGAAGCACCGCAATTTTATCGAACTATGTTTCATAACAAACCTGATAACGAAGGGTTTTTAGGATTTATGGGGATGGTAGGTTTAACTATCTACTTACTTTATTTGCTGTACTTTGTCTTGGTTAGGCTAGGAAAACAAGGACGTTCTGCTCTTGAACAATAA
- a CDS encoding DUF7734 family protein, whose product MSAPIGFRLEKYGRKHPEEVLIVNLQKASGEPDTVLIYNGYSSSLMHSTIYDPDIPLITKEDQIISIDRLASPYDPVQPNYLQTGLTRQEMEQLLLQENI is encoded by the coding sequence ATGTCAGCACCAATCGGTTTTCGTTTAGAAAAGTATGGACGTAAACATCCAGAAGAAGTTTTAATTGTCAATCTTCAAAAAGCTTCTGGTGAACCAGACACAGTGCTAATTTATAACGGTTATTCTAGTTCTTTAATGCACTCTACTATTTACGATCCAGATATACCACTTATAACAAAAGAAGACCAAATTATATCGATTGATCGTTTGGCTAGTCCTTACGATCCTGTTCAACCTAATTACCTACAAACTGGTTTAACCAGGCAAGAGATGGAACAATTACTTCTCCAAGAAAATATTTAA
- the glmM gene encoding phosphoglucosamine mutase translates to MSYPQVDLLKPIQKTNILPTTPLFGTDGIRSKAGELLNASFALQLGYWAGQVLQENASNFGPIIIGQDSRNSSDMLAMAIAAGLTSAGLEVWHLGLCPTPCVASVTRMSEAIGGIMISASHNPPEDNGIKFFGGEGTKLDEVLTAKIEAKLRTAYNQLSFNSVGLGWGKFYYRPDLVNNYHQYLANSLPKNSDFQKLRIVLDLAWGASVQVAPAIFKQLGAEVISLHEQPNGDRINVNCGSTHLNVLQDAVQNYQADLGFAFDGDADRVMAVDAQGRVVDGDYILYFWGNQLKDKQQLPDNLIIATVMANLGFERAWQKIGGKLTRTSVGDRYVQAEMWRTGAMLGGEQSGHILCHHHSISGDGVQTALHLTSLISQSGLSLSQLVDSSFQTYPQLLRNVRVEDRDRRCHWQECQPLQQAITLAETAMGDQGRILVRASGTEPVIRVMVEAVNQELTTYWTNQLVSVVEKHLAA, encoded by the coding sequence GTGAGTTATCCTCAAGTTGATTTATTAAAACCAATTCAAAAAACTAATATATTACCTACAACCCCCTTGTTTGGGACAGATGGAATTAGAAGTAAAGCAGGAGAACTTTTAAATGCTTCTTTTGCTTTGCAATTAGGTTATTGGGCTGGTCAAGTTTTACAGGAAAATGCTTCTAATTTTGGACCAATTATTATTGGACAAGATTCGAGAAATTCTAGCGATATGCTAGCAATGGCGATCGCAGCAGGTTTGACTTCTGCAGGTTTGGAAGTTTGGCATTTGGGTTTATGTCCTACTCCTTGTGTGGCTTCTGTTACTCGTATGAGTGAAGCGATCGGGGGTATTATGATTTCTGCTAGTCATAACCCACCAGAAGACAATGGAATCAAATTTTTTGGTGGTGAAGGAACTAAGCTAGATGAGGTTCTTACTGCGAAAATTGAAGCGAAATTGAGGACTGCCTATAATCAACTTTCCTTCAATTCTGTAGGATTAGGTTGGGGCAAATTCTATTATCGTCCCGATTTGGTAAATAATTATCATCAATATCTAGCTAATTCGTTGCCAAAAAATTCCGATTTTCAAAAGCTGCGGATTGTTTTAGATTTGGCTTGGGGTGCATCGGTTCAAGTAGCACCAGCTATTTTTAAACAATTAGGCGCAGAAGTAATTAGTCTACATGAGCAACCTAACGGCGATCGCATTAATGTCAATTGTGGTTCAACTCATCTCAATGTTTTACAAGATGCTGTCCAAAATTATCAAGCAGATTTAGGTTTTGCTTTTGATGGTGACGCCGACCGTGTCATGGCGGTGGATGCTCAGGGTAGAGTAGTAGACGGAGATTATATTCTTTATTTTTGGGGCAATCAACTTAAAGATAAACAACAATTACCAGATAATTTAATTATTGCTACTGTGATGGCTAATCTCGGTTTTGAGCGAGCTTGGCAAAAAATCGGTGGTAAACTCACTAGAACCTCTGTTGGCGATCGCTACGTACAAGCTGAGATGTGGCGTACAGGGGCAATGCTGGGAGGCGAACAATCTGGTCATATTCTTTGTCATCATCACAGCATTTCTGGAGATGGAGTTCAGACTGCTTTACATTTAACTAGTTTAATCAGTCAGTCTGGTTTATCTTTATCTCAATTAGTAGATAGTAGTTTTCAAACCTATCCCCAATTATTACGCAATGTCCGAGTCGAAGACCGCGATCGCCGTTGTCACTGGCAAGAATGTCAGCCTTTACAACAAGCTATTACTCTAGCAGAAACAGCAATGGGCGATCAAGGAAGGATTTTAGTTCGTGCTTCTGGGACTGAACCTGTCATTCGCGTAATGGTTGAAGCAGTCAACCAAGAGCTTACTACCTATTGGACTAATCAATTAGTTAGTGTCGTTGAAAAACATTTAGCTGCCTAA
- a CDS encoding Crp/Fnr family transcriptional regulator, protein MAKATKQPKINPIEQLVSRNYLFKGLDQDWLKQLLPSQSLKVEKLFSNRPIYTAFLPEESIDVLYVILDEGIVIARSAPLDRIVAITYPGSCFGERNLSFSYGLATRAFPTLIEAYKTTHVLKIPLATVEKLYQENETFRDRYRLLFELREKFQYHLLNCSTYPPQAVASLLRALIYQERELGNQPDQDGVYVFDLPVDIIARACQLNQRTVEQVLKGMQKVDLIQSAKSTDLSGDIIRVISPEGLKEVYSATRDKVAWWPLR, encoded by the coding sequence ATGGCAAAAGCAACAAAACAGCCCAAAATTAATCCCATCGAGCAGTTAGTAAGTAGAAACTATTTGTTTAAAGGCTTAGATCAAGACTGGCTCAAACAATTACTTCCTTCTCAAAGCCTCAAGGTTGAAAAACTATTTTCTAATCGCCCGATTTATACCGCTTTTTTGCCAGAAGAATCTATTGACGTACTTTATGTAATTCTTGACGAAGGAATCGTAATTGCTCGAAGCGCACCGTTAGATAGAATTGTGGCAATTACTTATCCAGGAAGTTGTTTTGGCGAAAGAAATTTATCTTTTAGTTATGGATTAGCAACGAGAGCTTTTCCTACTCTGATCGAAGCTTATAAAACTACTCATGTGCTAAAAATTCCTTTAGCAACAGTGGAAAAACTGTATCAAGAAAACGAGACTTTTCGCGATCGCTATCGTTTATTATTTGAGTTGAGAGAAAAATTTCAATACCATCTACTCAATTGCAGTACTTATCCTCCTCAAGCAGTAGCCTCTTTACTAAGAGCTTTAATTTATCAAGAAAGAGAATTAGGTAATCAACCCGATCAAGATGGAGTTTATGTGTTTGATTTACCAGTAGATATTATTGCTCGTGCTTGTCAGCTTAATCAGCGCACTGTCGAACAAGTACTCAAAGGAATGCAAAAAGTAGATTTAATTCAATCAGCTAAAAGTACTGATTTGTCTGGGGATATCATTCGTGTAATTTCTCCAGAAGGATTAAAAGAAGTATATTCAGCCACTAGAGATAAGGTTGCTTGGTGGCCGTTACGTTAA
- a CDS encoding sulfate ABC transporter substrate-binding protein: protein MKKTKRRSFLGWMFVGLLTSSAIAGCSSAQSESETNQSEVKLTLVSYAVTQSAYEQIIPQFAQEWKAKTGQDVVIEQSYGGSGSQTRAVIDGLEADVVALALALDTKKIEEAGLIEPGWEQELPNDSIVHKSVVALVKRDDNVKVSQWSDLAKDGIQPITANPKTSGGARWNFLALWGAVSQAGGSEQEAELFTEKVLKNVPILPKDARESSEVFYQQGQGNILINYENEVVLAQQKGESLPYVIPTDYNISIDSPVAVVDANVDKHGTREVAQAFAEFLFTPEAQREFAKVGFRPVDQTVAKEFTNQYPEIKNLFTVQNLGGWDKIQTKFFDDGAVFDKLMNKVN, encoded by the coding sequence ATGAAAAAGACAAAACGCCGAAGTTTTTTAGGTTGGATGTTTGTAGGATTATTGACGAGTAGTGCGATCGCTGGTTGTTCTTCTGCGCAGAGTGAATCTGAAACGAACCAATCAGAAGTCAAACTAACTTTGGTTTCCTATGCTGTTACTCAAAGTGCTTACGAGCAGATTATTCCTCAATTTGCTCAAGAGTGGAAAGCCAAAACTGGACAAGACGTAGTGATTGAACAAAGTTATGGTGGTTCTGGTTCTCAGACTCGTGCAGTAATAGATGGTTTAGAAGCAGATGTAGTTGCTTTAGCTTTGGCTTTAGATACCAAAAAAATTGAGGAAGCAGGATTAATTGAACCTGGTTGGGAACAGGAATTACCTAATGATTCGATCGTTCATAAGTCTGTGGTGGCTTTAGTTAAACGTGATGACAATGTTAAAGTTTCTCAGTGGTCAGATTTAGCTAAGGATGGGATTCAACCTATTACTGCTAATCCTAAAACTTCTGGAGGTGCCAGATGGAATTTTCTCGCTCTTTGGGGTGCAGTATCTCAAGCCGGCGGTAGCGAACAAGAGGCAGAATTATTTACAGAAAAAGTTTTAAAAAACGTACCTATTTTACCTAAAGATGCTAGAGAATCAAGTGAAGTTTTTTATCAACAAGGACAAGGAAATATTTTAATTAACTACGAAAATGAAGTTGTTTTAGCGCAGCAAAAAGGCGAATCTTTACCTTATGTAATTCCTACTGATTACAATATTTCAATTGATAGTCCTGTAGCAGTTGTTGATGCCAATGTTGATAAACATGGTACTAGAGAAGTAGCGCAAGCTTTTGCAGAATTTTTGTTTACTCCAGAAGCACAAAGAGAATTTGCCAAAGTTGGTTTTCGTCCTGTTGATCAAACCGTAGCTAAAGAATTTACTAATCAATATCCTGAAATTAAAAATTTATTTACCGTTCAAAATTTAGGTGGTTGGGACAAAATTCAAACCAAGTTCTTCGATGATGGAGCAGTATTTGATAAGTTGATGAACAAGGTTAATTAA
- the cysT gene encoding sulfate ABC transporter permease subunit CysT, with product MTNYKIDFINNFSTSKSTSNFWKRISYPWLLTIVYLSLILLLPITALITKSSTLGITKFWQTATEPVALSAYEVTFVTALAAGLINGIMGTLIAWILVRYQFPGKKIVDAAIDIPFALPTSVAGLVLATIYSHNGWIGQLFAPFGIKIAFTRLGVFVAMLFISLPFVVRTLQPVLLEIEPEVEQAAWSLGASDSQTFWRVILPPLIPPILTGIALGFSRAVGEYGSVVMVASSLPFKDLIAPVLVFQKLEQYDYTGATVIGTVLLLASLGLLLLINLLQQWSRRYAQ from the coding sequence ATGACAAATTATAAAATAGATTTTATTAATAATTTTAGCACATCAAAATCAACCAGCAATTTTTGGAAACGAATTTCATATCCTTGGTTGTTAACTATAGTTTATCTAAGCTTAATTTTACTTTTACCTATCACAGCTTTAATTACCAAATCTTCAACTTTAGGTATCACAAAATTTTGGCAAACTGCTACAGAACCTGTTGCTCTCTCTGCTTATGAAGTTACTTTTGTAACTGCTTTAGCTGCTGGTTTAATTAATGGTATTATGGGAACTTTAATAGCCTGGATTTTAGTTCGTTATCAATTTCCTGGCAAAAAAATTGTTGACGCAGCGATCGATATTCCTTTTGCTTTACCAACCTCAGTAGCAGGTTTAGTGTTAGCAACTATTTATAGTCATAATGGTTGGATTGGACAATTATTTGCACCTTTTGGCATCAAAATTGCCTTTACTCGTTTAGGGGTTTTTGTTGCTATGTTATTTATTTCTTTACCTTTTGTAGTTCGTACTCTGCAACCAGTTTTACTCGAAATTGAACCGGAAGTTGAACAAGCTGCTTGGTCATTAGGTGCATCAGATTCTCAAACTTTTTGGCGAGTGATTTTACCACCATTAATTCCTCCAATTTTGACAGGAATTGCTCTTGGTTTTTCACGTGCTGTAGGTGAATATGGCTCGGTAGTAATGGTAGCTTCGAGTCTTCCTTTTAAAGATTTAATTGCACCAGTTTTAGTATTTCAAAAATTAGAACAATACGACTATACAGGAGCGACCGTGATTGGCACAGTTTTATTATTAGCTTCTTTAGGATTATTACTATTAATTAATCTCCTTCAACAGTGGAGTCGTCGTTATGCCCAATAA
- the cysW gene encoding sulfate ABC transporter permease subunit CysW, which translates to MPNKNKIAYVLIAIALFYLLLLLFIPAIAIFYEAFHQGFNAFLSSISKREFWQALQLTLIVVAITVPLNTIFGLCAAWVIARNKFRGRTLLLSVIDLPFSISPVVAGLMIVLLYGRNGWFGGLLANLDLKIVFALPGIVIATAFVTLPFVTREVIPILEEIGEEQETAARTLGANDWQVFARVTLPSIRWGLLYGVLLTNARAMGEFGAVAVVSGSILGKTATLPIFVEQAYKNYQTEAAFSAAAILALLGVFTLIFKEILEARTKFS; encoded by the coding sequence ATGCCCAATAAAAATAAAATAGCTTATGTCTTAATCGCTATTGCCCTATTTTATCTATTATTACTATTATTTATTCCTGCCATTGCCATTTTTTACGAAGCATTTCATCAAGGATTTAATGCTTTTTTAAGTTCAATTAGTAAAAGGGAATTTTGGCAAGCTTTACAACTAACTCTAATTGTAGTCGCGATCACAGTTCCTTTAAATACTATTTTTGGTCTTTGTGCTGCCTGGGTAATTGCTCGCAATAAATTTCGAGGTCGTACTTTACTTTTAAGTGTGATTGATTTACCTTTTTCCATTTCTCCTGTAGTAGCTGGTTTAATGATCGTTTTACTGTATGGGCGTAATGGTTGGTTTGGTGGTTTACTAGCAAATCTCGATCTTAAAATTGTTTTTGCTCTTCCAGGAATAGTAATCGCTACAGCCTTTGTTACTTTACCTTTTGTTACCCGTGAAGTTATCCCTATTTTAGAAGAAATTGGTGAAGAACAAGAAACCGCAGCCCGAACTTTAGGCGCAAATGATTGGCAAGTTTTTGCTCGTGTTACTTTACCTAGTATTCGTTGGGGTTTACTTTATGGTGTTCTTTTAACTAATGCTAGAGCAATGGGTGAATTTGGAGCAGTTGCAGTTGTCTCAGGCAGTATTTTAGGAAAAACAGCTACTCTACCCATTTTTGTTGAACAAGCTTATAAAAATTATCAAACTGAAGCAGCATTTAGTGCAGCAGCCATTCTTGCTTTATTAGGCGTATTCACCCTCATTTTCAAAGAAATTCTCGAAGCTAGAACTAAGTTCAGTTAG